Within Mucilaginibacter inviolabilis, the genomic segment TGGCTAAAGAGGTTGATTTTTTCAGTATCGGCACCAATGATCTTTGCCAATATACTTTGGCTGTCGACCGCATGAATGAGCAGATCAAAGAGCTGTATGATCCTTACAATCCCGGGGTGCTTCGGCTTATTGCTTATGTGATTGAACAGGGTCATAAAAACAATGTGGAAGTAGGTATGTGCGGCGAACTGGCATCAGATCCTAAAGCAACCCTTTTATTATTGGGCATGGGGCTTACTGAGTTTTCCATGAGTGCCGCGGCTATTCCAGAGATTAAGCATATCATTATCCACAGCGATCTGGTAAAAGCCAAACAGATACATAGCCGTGTAATGGAGATGGATAGTTCGACAGCCATCACCGCTTATTTACAGGAGATAACCCTATGATAACAAAAGACTATTTAATTACAGCCGCCGAAGGTATGCATGCCCGGCCAGCAACCAATCTGGTAAAATTATCCAAAAACTACAGCTCACTCATCAGCATAAAAAAAGGCGAGCGTACGGTTAAACTAAGCAGCCTCATGAACATTCTTTCGCTGGGTATAAAAGGCGGCGAAACCATCTCTATCATTATTGATGGTGAGGATGAAGCAAGCGCTGTTATAGCCATCGACGCATTTTTTGAAGAAGAATTAAAACACCTGTAAAGGCAAAATAATACGATGAAAATCACCATAACCAAAAACGAAAAAGAATTTAACGAAACCGCGGCCTGGCGCATTATTGGTCAGATGCTGGAAAAACCCACGGCTGTGATAGGCCTTTCAACCGGGCAAACCACTATTGATATGCACCGAATAGTGTCTGATATTTACACGCAATACCCGT encodes:
- a CDS encoding HPr family phosphocarrier protein — its product is MITKDYLITAAEGMHARPATNLVKLSKNYSSLISIKKGERTVKLSSLMNILSLGIKGGETISIIIDGEDEASAVIAIDAFFEEELKHL